One Paenibacillus sp. FSL H7-0737 DNA segment encodes these proteins:
- a CDS encoding glycerophosphodiester phosphodiesterase gives MNNLCVAHRGFSGKAPENTLAAIRMAIAMPFVHWMELDVQLSKDGVPVVIHDFTLDRTTNGHGKVKSMDWEHIRRLDAGSWKGRSFRGERVPSLEEVLSLASGRLRLNIELKTVGNMYPGIEQKVTDLISSKGMRDDVILTSFDTDVLKKIKEIDPRFRTGLIFDSRFGNPARRLHELECSLLSISFSRLNPRLAKVLTEQGVKIMAWTVNKGKEMRRLADMHSDIMICTNRPDIWGDTFLKV, from the coding sequence ATGAACAATTTATGTGTTGCCCATCGGGGATTTTCCGGTAAAGCTCCGGAGAATACATTAGCAGCGATCCGAATGGCCATTGCCATGCCTTTTGTACACTGGATGGAATTGGATGTCCAGCTCTCCAAGGACGGTGTCCCTGTTGTCATTCATGACTTTACACTGGACCGTACAACCAATGGTCATGGTAAGGTGAAGAGTATGGATTGGGAACATATCCGGCGTCTCGATGCGGGTAGCTGGAAAGGGCGTTCTTTTCGGGGAGAGCGGGTGCCCTCCTTGGAAGAGGTGCTCTCATTAGCCTCCGGTAGACTTCGTCTCAATATTGAACTGAAAACAGTGGGCAATATGTATCCTGGCATCGAACAGAAGGTGACGGATCTTATTTCCTCTAAAGGCATGCGGGACGACGTGATTTTGACCTCTTTTGACACAGATGTGTTGAAAAAAATCAAGGAAATAGACCCCCGCTTTCGTACAGGCTTAATTTTTGATTCAAGGTTTGGTAATCCTGCTCGAAGGCTGCATGAACTGGAGTGTTCTCTTTTGTCGATTAGCTTCTCGCGTTTAAATCCTAGATTGGCTAAGGTTTTGACGGAGCAAGGTGTGAAGATTATGGCTTGGACAGTGAACAAAGGAAAAGAGATGCGTCGCTTAGCAGATATGCATTCTGATATAATGATTTGTACAAACCGTCCGGATATATGGGGCGATACATTTCTAAAAGTATAA
- a CDS encoding fumarylacetoacetate hydrolase family protein — protein MCAAVNNLYCVGRNYKLHAEELGNNVPVEPLIFLKPSHAAVSLDKAVIQLPKDSGQVHYEGELVLRIARDYVPGMSVEDLVDVMALGLDFTLRDVHNDLQKKGLPWTPAKGFKNAAPLTPYIAFPDKEELEGTDFTVLKNGVEVQRGNVKNMIFSLQKIVDFIAARYGLGKDDVIFTGTPEGVGSTVSGDSFELYWGDKLMGTCLIG, from the coding sequence GTGTGCGCTGCTGTTAATAATTTGTATTGTGTTGGACGGAACTACAAGCTACATGCGGAGGAATTAGGAAATAATGTCCCCGTAGAGCCACTCATTTTTTTGAAGCCCTCACATGCGGCGGTTTCCCTCGATAAAGCAGTCATTCAGCTTCCAAAGGATTCAGGTCAGGTTCATTATGAAGGAGAACTTGTGCTACGGATCGCGCGTGATTATGTACCGGGTATGAGCGTGGAGGATTTGGTGGATGTTATGGCTCTGGGACTGGATTTCACACTGCGTGATGTGCATAATGATCTGCAGAAGAAAGGTCTGCCTTGGACTCCGGCTAAAGGCTTTAAGAACGCTGCTCCACTCACACCTTACATTGCGTTTCCTGACAAGGAAGAGCTGGAAGGAACGGATTTCACGGTTTTAAAAAATGGTGTTGAAGTTCAGCGAGGTAATGTTAAAAATATGATTTTTTCGCTCCAAAAAATTGTCGATTTTATCGCTGCGCGTTACGGGCTGGGTAAAGACGATGTGATTTTCACAGGAACACCAGAAGGTGTAGGCTCTACCGTATCAGGAGATTCGTTTGAATTGTACTGGGGTGACAAGCTGATGGGGACTTGCCTGATCGGCTAA
- a CDS encoding DUF92 domain-containing protein: MLWIIGALGALLVAGAAYRKQSLSLSGMLAAVAMGTIYFGAGNAFWFGILLIFFISSSLLSKLHHDNKAELELTYAKTGRRDAGQVFANGGLGMVFVLLNAIVPMEHWEFLFIGVMATVTSDTWATEIGTLSKKPPRSVLTGKILPAGASGGVSSLGTLAAAAGGALIGASSWLLRMISGMPDQSFLLLTLAGLTGGLAGAFTDSILGATVQQMNRCTVCGREVESTHHCGKKVEYARGWKWMTNDAVNAISSIVGGAIALLCGMMF, encoded by the coding sequence ATGTTATGGATTATCGGCGCCCTTGGCGCTTTGTTAGTTGCGGGGGCGGCTTATAGGAAACAATCCTTAAGCCTTTCCGGCATGCTTGCCGCGGTAGCCATGGGGACCATTTATTTTGGTGCTGGAAATGCCTTTTGGTTTGGAATATTGTTGATTTTTTTCATCTCTTCAAGCCTGTTGTCTAAGCTTCATCATGATAATAAGGCAGAGCTTGAGCTGACCTATGCCAAGACAGGTCGCCGAGATGCTGGGCAGGTCTTTGCTAATGGTGGGCTTGGGATGGTTTTCGTTCTATTGAATGCGATTGTTCCGATGGAACATTGGGAATTTTTATTTATCGGCGTTATGGCAACGGTAACCTCTGATACATGGGCTACGGAGATTGGTACACTCAGCAAGAAGCCGCCTCGGTCTGTCCTGACAGGCAAAATACTTCCGGCCGGTGCCTCGGGTGGCGTATCCAGCCTGGGTACGCTGGCCGCCGCCGCAGGAGGTGCACTTATCGGTGCATCTTCATGGCTGCTACGGATGATATCCGGCATGCCAGATCAATCCTTCTTGTTGCTTACATTGGCTGGACTCACTGGAGGACTTGCGGGTGCGTTCACAGATTCTATCCTAGGGGCAACCGTTCAGCAGATGAATCGTTGCACTGTATGCGGACGCGAAGTGGAAAGTACACATCACTGCGGTAAAAAGGTTGAATACGCACGTGGCTGGAAGTGGATGACTAATGATGCAGTCAATGCTATCAGCTCTATCGTCGGAGGGGCTATTGCCTTATTGTGTGGGATGATGTTTTAA
- a CDS encoding TetR/AcrR family transcriptional regulator, translated as MSSTSNHKHTAILDAAYELFGSGGFYETKMSEIAVQAGIAKGTVYLYFKSKEELFMAVTRRDCEGFLQQLQEKLKASDTLAGKLSIIAKHHLYYYYERKRHTKLFFRAPNNNPELVAYMTLFMEEYMQAVVKVLLEGGVSEPELMAQSYIGMLDRLKMDILFDPSFKEEDAHKRAGFAAGLFIKGAMDYLNLGQDDRPVE; from the coding sequence ATGAGCAGCACGTCCAATCATAAACATACTGCCATTCTGGATGCCGCATACGAGCTCTTCGGTTCAGGTGGATTTTACGAAACGAAGATGTCGGAAATTGCGGTTCAGGCCGGAATTGCTAAGGGCACCGTTTATTTATACTTCAAGAGTAAAGAAGAATTGTTCATGGCGGTAACGCGCCGGGACTGTGAGGGATTCCTTCAGCAATTACAGGAAAAACTGAAGGCTAGTGATACTTTGGCAGGTAAACTGTCAATTATCGCCAAACATCATCTTTACTATTATTATGAGCGTAAGCGACACACGAAGCTCTTTTTCCGCGCACCGAACAATAACCCAGAGCTTGTGGCGTATATGACGCTTTTTATGGAAGAATATATGCAGGCAGTGGTGAAGGTATTGCTGGAGGGCGGTGTGTCTGAGCCTGAGCTTATGGCGCAGTCCTACATAGGGATGTTGGATCGACTGAAGATGGATATTTTGTTCGATCCATCTTTTAAGGAAGAAGATGCGCATAAACGCGCTGGTTTCGCTGCGGGTCTTTTTATTAAAGGGGCTATGGATTACTTGAATTTAGGTCAGGATGATAGACCGGTGGAATAG